One genomic segment of Tursiops truncatus isolate mTurTru1 chromosome 11, mTurTru1.mat.Y, whole genome shotgun sequence includes these proteins:
- the GPR162 gene encoding probable G-protein coupled receptor 162 codes for MARGGAGAEEASLRSNALSWLACGLLALLANAWIILSISAKQQKHKPLELLLCFLAGTHILMAAVPLTTFAVVQLRRQASSDYDWNESICKVFVSTYYTLALATCFTVASLSYHRMWMVRWPVNYRLSNAKKQALHAVVGIWMVSFILSTLPSIGWHNNGERYYARGCQFIVSKIGLGFGVCFSLLLLGGIVMGLVCVAITFYQTLWARPRRAQQARRAGAGGGAKGGGPGGLGTRPAFEVPAIVVEDARGKRRSSLDGSESAKTSLQVTNLVSAIVFLYDSLTGVPILVVSFFSLKSDSAPPWMVLAVLWCSMAQTLLLPSFIWSCERYRADVRTVWEQCVAIMSEEDGDDDGGCDDYADGRVCKVRFDANGATGPGGRDPTQVKLLPGRHTLFPPLERVHYLQVPLSRRLSHDEINIFSTPRAPGSFLHKWSSSDDIRVLPAQSRALGGPPEYLGPRQRLEEEEEEAEGGGLASLRQFLEGGVLGSGGGPPRGPGFFREEITTFIDETPLPSPTASPGPSPRRPRPLGVSPRRLSLGSPDSRVVGLPLGLSAGRRCSLTGGEGSARAWGGSWDPGNPIFSQLTL; via the exons ATGGctcggggtggggcgggggcagaggAGGCCTCCCTCCGCTCAAACGCGTTGTCCTGGCTGGCCTGCGGGCTCCTGGCACTGCTGGCCAACGCCTGGATCATCCTCAGCATCTCGGCCAAGCAGCAGAAGCACAAGCCGCTGGAGCTGCTGCTCTGCTTCCTGGCAGGCACGCACATCCTCATGGCGGCCGTGCCCCTCACCACCTTCGCTGTGGTGCAGCTCCGGCGCCAGGCCTCCTCCGACTATGACTGGAACGAAAGCATCTGCAAGGTCTTTGTGTCCACCTACTACACGCTGGCCCTGGCCACCTGCTTCACCGTCGCCTCGCTCTCCTACCACCGCATGTGGATGGTGCGCTGGCCCGTCAACTACCGCCTCAGCAACGCCAAGAAGCAGGCGCTGCACGCCGTCGTGGGCATCTGGATGGTCAGCTTCATCCTCTCCACGCTGCCCTCCATCGGCTGGCACAACAACGGCGAGCGCTACTACGCCCGCGGCTGCCAGTTCATCGTCTCCAAGATTGGCCTCGGCTTTGGCGTCTGCTTCAGCCTCTTGCTACTTGGGGGCATCGTCATGGGGCTGGTCTGTGTGGCCATCACCTTCTACCAGACGCTGTGGGCCCGGCCCCGGAGGGCTCAACAGGCCCGGAGagcgggggctgggggcggggccaaGGGGGGTGGGCCAGGGGGGTTGGGCACCCGGCCAGCCTTTGAGGTGCCGGCCATTGTGGTGGAGGATGCCCGAGGGAAGCGGCGGTCCTCGCTGGATGGGTCCGAGTCGGCCAAGACATCCCTGCAGGTCACCAACTTGGTCAGCGCCATCGTCTTTCTCTATGACTCACTCACAGGGGTGCCCATCTTG GTGGTGAGCTTCTTCTCCCTGAAGTCGGACTCGGCTCCCCCCTGGATGGTGCTGGCCGTGCTGTGGTGCTCCATGGCACAGACGCTGCTGCTGCCTTCCTTCATCTGGTCCTGCGAGCGCTACCGCGCCGACGTGCGCACGGTGTGGGAGCAGTGCGTGGCTATCATGTCCGAGGAGGATGGCGACGACG ATGGGGGCTGCGATGATTATGCAGATGGCCGAGTGTGCAAAGTTCGCTTTGATGCCAATGGGGCCACAGGACCAGGGGGTAGGGACCCTACCCAAGTGAAGCTGCTGCCTGGAAGGCACACGCTCTTTCCCCCTCTTGAGAGGGTCCACTACTTACAG GTCCCTCTGTCCCGCCGTCTGTCCCACGATGAGATCAACATCTTCTCTACTCCTCGGGCACCTGGCTCTTTCCTGCACAAGTGGTCATCCTCTGATGACATCCGGGTCCTCCCAGCCCAGAGCCGGGCCCTAGGGGGCCCTCCTGAGTACCTGGGACCGAGACaaaggctggaggaggaggaggaggaggctgaaGGCGGGGGGCTGGCCAGCCTTCGCCAATTCCTGGAGGGCGGGGTTCTGGGGTCAGGTGGGGGACCCCCACGGGGTCCAGGCTTCTTCCGAGAGGAGATCACCACCTTCATTGACGAGACACCTCTGCCTTCTCCGACGGCCTCGCCGGGGCCCTCTCCTCGCCGGCCCAGGCCGCTGGGAGTCTCACCCCGCCGACTCTCCCTTGGGTCCCCTGATAGCAGAGTCGTTGGACTTCCTTTGGGGCTAAGTGCAGGGCGACGCTGCTCCCTGACAGGAGGTGAGGGGAGTGCAAGAGCTTGGGGAGGATCTTGGGACCCAGGTAACCCCATCTTCTCCCAGCTGACCCTGTGA